From a single Ailuropoda melanoleuca isolate Jingjing chromosome 12, ASM200744v2, whole genome shotgun sequence genomic region:
- the SBSN gene encoding LOW QUALITY PROTEIN: suprabasin (The sequence of the model RefSeq protein was modified relative to this genomic sequence to represent the inferred CDS: inserted 2 bases in 1 codon), translating into MHLASLVSSCSLLLLLGALPGWAANDDPIEKVIEGINRRLSDAEREVGKALEGINNGITHAGREVEKVFNGLSHMGSQAGKELDKGVQGLNSGLDKVAHGINNGIGQAGKEAEKFAHGVNNAAGQVGKEADKVIQGVHHGVNQAGSEAGRFGQGGHHAAGQAGNDAGRFGQGVHHGVNQAGNEAEKFGQGVHHGVNQAGKEAEKFGQGVHHGVNQAGKEAEKFGQGVHHGVNQXGKEAEKFGQGIHNAAGQAGKEGDKIVQGVHHGVNQAGKEAEKFGQGVHHGVNQAGKEAEKFGQGVHHGVNQAGKEAEKFGQGIHNAAGQAGKEGDKIVEGVHHGVNQAGKEVEKFGHDVHYAAGQAGEEGDKIVQGVHPGVSQAGKEVEHFGQRVHHAVEQAGKEADKVVQGVHDGVNQAGKEAEKFGQGVNHAAGQAGKEAEKLGQGVHHAAGQAGKEVDRLPQNVHNGVNQAGKEANQLLNGAHPGVSTGQHGGGAATTLTSGASVNKPFISFPALWKSVADIIP; encoded by the exons ATGCACCTTGCCAGTTTGGTCAGCTCCTGCTCCCTCCTACTGCTATTGGGGGCCCTTCCTGGATGGGCAGCCAATGATGACCCCATTGAGAAGGTCATTGAAGGAATCAACCGAAGGCTGAGCgatgcagagagagaggtgggcaAGGCCCTGGAAGGCATCAATAATGGAATCACTCACGCTGGAAGGGAAGTGGAGAAAGTTTTTAATGGACTTAGCCACATGGGGAGCCAGGCCGGCAAGGAACTGGACAAAGGCGTCCAGGGGCTCAACAGCGGCTTGGACAAGGTAGCCCATGGGATCAACAATGGCATCGGACAAgcaggaaaggaggcagagaagttTGCCCATGGGGTCAACAACGCTGCTGGACAGGTTGGGAAGGAGGCAGACAAAGTGATTCAGGGGGTCCATCATGGGGTCAACCAGGCGGGAAGTGAGGCAGGGAGGTTTGGCCAGGGGGGCCATCATGCTGCTGGGCAGGCTGGCAATGACGCGGGGAGGTTTGGTCAGGGGGTCCATCATGGAGTTAACCAGGCTGGGAACGAGGCAGAAAAGTTTGGTCAGGGAGTCCATCATGGGGTTAACCAGGCGGGGAAGGAGGCGGAGAAGTTTGGTCAAGGGGTCCATCATGGGGTTAACCAGGCGGGGAAGGAGGCGGAGAAGTTTGGTCAGGGAGTCCATCATGGGGTTAACCA TGGGAAGGAGGCGGAGAAGTTTGGTCAGGGGATCCACAATGCTGCTGGGCAGgctgggaaagagggagacaaaatAGTTCAAGGGGTCCACCATGGAGTTAACCAGGCTGGGAAGGAGGCGGAGAAGTTTGGTCAGGGGGTCCATCATGGGGTTAAccaggctgggaaggaggcagagaagtttGGTCAGGGGGTCCATCATGGGGTTAAccaggctgggaaggaggcagagaagtttGGTCAGGGGATCCACAATGCTGCTGGGCAGgctgggaaagagggagacaaaatAGTTGAAGGGGTCCACCATGGAGTTAACCAGGCtgggaaggaggtggagaagTTTGGCCATGATGTTCATTATgctgcagggcaggctggggaagagggagacaaaaTAGTCCAAGGGGTCCATCCTGGGGTCagccaggctgggaaggaggTGGAGCACTTTGGCCAGAGAGTTCACCATGCCGTTGAACAGGCTGGAAAGGAGGCAGACAAAGTGGTCCAAGGGGTGCACGATGGGGTCAACCAGGccgggaaggaggcagagaaatttGGCCAAGGGGTCAACCACGCTGCTGGCCAGGCTGGAAAGGAAGCGGAGAAACTTGGCCAAGGTGTCCACCATGCTGCTGGCCAGGCCGGGAAGGAGGTGGACAGGTTGCCGCAGAATGTTCATAATGGGGTCAACCAAGCCGGCAAGGAGGCCAACCAGCTGCTGAAT GGCGCTCATCCAGGCGTTTCCACCGGCCAGCACGGAGGGGGAGCAGCCACAACATTGACATCTGGA GCCTCGGTCAACAAGCCCTTCATCAGCTTTCCAGCTCTGTGGAAG agcGTCGCCGACATCATTCCCTAA